In Carya illinoinensis cultivar Pawnee chromosome 7, C.illinoinensisPawnee_v1, whole genome shotgun sequence, the following are encoded in one genomic region:
- the LOC122315511 gene encoding protein CROWDED NUCLEI 4, which produces MATPRSERLAITPASSRPLSITPGSRVLKTPLSDEAIWKRLQGAGLDEESIKRTDKAALIAYIAKLEAEIFDHQHHMGLLLLEKKELDSKYEQIKTSADTAEIMHMRDQAVHLSALAGSRKREENLKRAVGVKDECIASLEKALSEMRAESAEIKVAAESKLAEARDMVEEAQKKFTESEAKLHAAESLQAEVSRYNHASERKLQEVEAREDDLRRRMISFKTDCDEREKEISLERQSLNERQKALQLEQERLLDAQVLLNQREDYIFNRSQDLNRLEKEIEDSKANIEKELGALNHKRSDLELTKASLSKREQDVIKKEALLNKQQQDILVLQEKLASKESDELHKVISKQEIALRTRKSEFDAELQLKQKTFEDEIEAKRRAWELKEMDLRQRENLVLEREHDLEVQSRAMADREKDVAETLNLLDEKEKDLSAHEKEFELKKARFLEEKEEIKKMKAELQKSLDSLGDEKKLVDCAQEKLEAMKTETSELSVLEMKLKEEIDMVRAQKMELLADSDKLKIEKAKFEAEWELIDEKRGELRKEAERIAEERLAFSRFIKDERDSLKLEKVAMRDQCKLEIEALSCEREDFMNKMVHDRTEWFSKMQQEHADFLLDVEMRKRELENCFEKRREELENDLREREKAFEQEKKTELQYISSLKEQAEKELEQVSLEMKRLETERVEINFERELRNREWEELNNCIEDLKVQREKLKEQRELLHADRGEILSQIEDLKKLRDLNVASDNVIVAELQNSDPERSQRKVPAKRILKQQALVQNAVDSHKEIDVTDVSNGLNSPSMGDMNGASAHNSARFSWIKRCTELIFKHSPDKTPMKSEERPPDHENASIGHKYVGEKSNIIFSERQQVRYALGEPKVIVEVPTGGEVVKATHHTASEVEGHSSEKCIPSISEQGLQAGRKRRVIHSISNDGVNLQPEQRRNNKKRRQQDDGAAAQGTSTESAISTQQNAPEDQHVSLSSFQTKEGAEEDGAFILDKIIQISEVTLEKTETHNFTNEDKLDSLLNPVAELEQDVPPDEVINIPPDEGINGLTNSSHVKNGVFPCGPKAPENVQ; this is translated from the exons ATCTTTGACCACCAACACCACATGGGCCTTCTCCTATTGGAAAAAAAGGAACTGGATTCCAAGTATGAGCAAATCAAAACTTCTGCTGACACAGCTGAAATAATGCATATGCGTGATCAAGCTGTGCATCTATCTGCTTTAGCTGGGTCaaggaaaagagaagagaatctgaaaagggctgtAGGAGTCAAAGACGAGTGTATAGCCAGT CTTGAGAAGGCCTTGAGTGAGATGCGTGCAGAATCTGCTGAAATAAAGGTTGCAGCTGAGAGCAAATTGGCTGAAGCACGCGATATGGTAGAGGAAGCTCAGAAGAAATTCACCGAGTCTGAGGCAAAGCTGCATGCGGCAGAATCTTTGCAAGCAGAAGTGAGCCGCTATAACCATGCCTCAGAAAGAAAACTGCAGGAAGTTGAAGCACGGGAAGATGATCTTAGGAGGCGAATGATATCTTTCAAGACCGA CTGTgatgaaagagagaaagagatcagTCTTGAGAGGCAATCTTTAAATGAAAGGCAGAAAGCTTTGCAGCTTGAACAAGAAAGATTACTTGATGCCCAAGTTCTGCTGAATCAGAGGGAGGATTACATTTTCAATAGATCTCAGGATTTAAATCGACTTGAAAAAGAGATAGAGGACTCAAAGGCAAATATTGAGAAGGAACTTGGAGCTCTAAATCATAAGAGATCTGATCTAGAGCTGACCAAGGCTTCCCTGTCAAAAAGGGAGCAG GATGTCATTAAAAAGGAAGCTTTGCTGAACAAGCAACAGCAAGACATACTTGTTTTACAGGAAAAACTTGCGAGTAAAGAATCT GATGAATTACACAAAGTCATTTCCAAACAGGAAATTGCTTTGAGAACAAGGAAGTCTGAATTTGATGCTGAGCTGCAGCTGAAGCAAAAAACTTTTGAAGATGAAATTGAGGCTAAGAGACGGGCTTGGGAGTTAAAGGAAATGGATCTTAGGCAGCGGGAGAACCTAGTATTGGAAAGGGAACATGACTTGGAGGTTCAGTCAAGGGCAATGGCAGATAGGGAGAAAGACGTGGCCGAGACATTAAATCTACtagatgagaaagaaaaagacctAAGTGCTCATGAGAAGGAGTTTGAGCTGAAGAAAGCTCGTTTtctagaagaaaaagaagagattaaaaaaatgaaagcagAGCTTCAAAAGTCGCTGGATTCATTGGGTGACGAAAAGAAGTTGGTTGATTGTGCACAGGAGAAGTTGGAGGCCATGAAAACTGAAACAAGTGAGTTATCAGTTCTAGAGATGAAACTTAAAGAAGAAATAGACATGGTTAGGGCTCAAAAAATGGAGCTTTTGGCTGATTCTGATAAGTTGAAAATAGAGAAGGCTAAGTTTGAAGCTGAATGGGAGTTAATTGATGAGAAAAGAGGGGAGCTACGGAAAGAAGCAGAACGCATAGCTGAAGAGAGATTGGCATTTTCCAGGTTTATTAAGGATGAGCGTGATAGTCTTAAACTGGAAAAAGTTGCAATGCGAGATCAATGTAAACTTGAAATAGAGGCACTTAGCTGTGAGCGGGAAGACTTCATGAATAAGATGGTGCATGATCGCACTGAGTGGTTCAGCAAGATGCAGCAAGAACATGCAGATTTCTTACTAGATGTTGAGATGCGTAAGAGAGAACTAGAGAATTGTTTTGAGAAAAGACGTGAAGAATTAGAGAATGatttgagggagagagagaaagcctttgagcaagaaaagaaaactgaaCTTCAGTATATAAGCTCTCTCAAGGAACAAGCAGAGAAGGAGCTGGAACAGGTTTCTTTAGAAATGAAGAGGCTCGAAACCGAGAGAGTTGAGATAAATTTCGAGCGTGAGCTAAGAAACAGGGAGTGGGAAGAATTAAATAATTGCATTGAGGATCTTAAGGTCCAAAGAGAGAAATTGAAAGAGCAAAGAGAGCTATTGCATGCAGATAGAGGAGAGATTCTTTCCCAAATTGAAGACCTTAAGAAATTGCGGGATTTGAATGTAGCCTCAGATAACGTTATTGTTGCTGAGTTGCAAAATTCAGATCCCGAACGAAGCCAGAGGAAAGTTCCTGCAAAAAGAATTTTGAAGCAGCAAGCTCTTGTACAAAATGCCGTGGACTCGCACAAAGAGATAGATGTTACTGACGTTAGCAATGGGCTCAATTCTCCATCTATGGGTGATATGAATGGTGCTTCTGCTCATAACTCTGCTCGTTTCTCTTGGATTAAACGCTGTACAgaattaatattcaaacattCTCCTGATAAGACTCCAATGAAGTCTGAAGAAAGGCCTCCTGACCATGAAAATGCAAGCATTGGGCATAAGTATGTGGGAGAGAAGTCAAACATAATTTTCAGCGAGCGACAGCAGGTGAGATATGCTCTTGGTGAGCCAAAAGTGATAGTCGAAGTGCCTACTGGAGGCGAGGTTGTAAAAGCAACACATCATACTGCATCTGAAGTCGAGGGGCATTCCAGTGAAAAATGCATCCCTTCAATTTCTGAGCAAGGGCTGCAGGctggaaggaaaagaagggttatACACTCTATATCCAATGATGGTGTTAATTTACAACCAGAGCAAAGGCGGAACAATAAGAAAAGGAGGCAACAAGATGATGGTGCAGCAGCTCAAGGGACCTCTACTGAGAG TGCAATTTCCACCCAACAAAATGCTCCAGAGGATCAGCATGTATCGTTGTCATCCTTCCAAACTAAAGAAGGTGCTGAAGAGGATGGTGcgtttattttagataaaatcatACAAATCTCAGAAGTGACTCTGGAGAAAACGGAGACTCACAACTTCACAAATGAAGACAAATTAGACAGTCTGTTGAATCCTGTTGCGGAATTGGAGCAGGATGTTCCTCCAGATGAAGTAATAAATATTCCTCCCGATGAAGGAATAAATGGTCTTACGAATTCTTCACATGTAAAGAATGGTGTCTTTCCCTGTGGCCCCAAGGCACCAGAAAATGTACAGTAA
- the LOC122315510 gene encoding branched-chain amino acid aminotransferase 2, chloroplastic-like isoform X1: MERSAAAFAGLQPSYLSCSSFRRNSYTYVPSPSPFADRSLSSPSSLKLQKQLPLASYTALQARSPSMRDAVLSDTSSETAELADIDWDNLGFAFLPTDYMYIMKCARDGDFSKGELQRFGNIEMTPSAGVLNYGQGLFEGLKAYRKEDGNILLFRPEENALRMRMGAERMCMPSPTVEQFVEAVKATVLANKRWIPPPGKGSLYIRPLLMGSGAVLGLAPAPEYTFLIYVSPVGNYFKEGVAPIHLIIEHELHRATPGGTGGVKTIGNYAAVLKAQSAAKAKGYSDVLYLDCLHKRYLEEVSSCNIFVVKDNVISTPAIKGTILPGITRKSIIDVARSQGFQVEERQVAVDELLDADEVFCTGTAVVVSPVGSITYMDKRVSYRDGGVGVVSQQLYSVLTRLQMGLIEDKMDWTVEVR, translated from the exons ATGGAGAGAAGCGCCGCCGCCTTTGCCGGTCTTCAGCCCTCTTACCTATCGTGCTCCTCCTTCCGCCGCAATTCTTACACTTATGTCCCTTCACCGTCGCCCTTCGCCGACAGATCACTTTCCTCTCCTTCCTCTCTCAAG CTTCAAAAGCAGCTTCCCTTGGCTTCTTATACAGCTCTTCAAGCACGTTCTCCCTCTATGCGTGATGCCGTTTTATCTGATACTTCCAG TGAAACAGCTGAATTAGCCGACATAGATTGGGACAACCTTGGATTTGCATTTCTTCCTACTGATTATATGTATATCATGAAATGTGCTCGAGATGGAGACTTCTCTAAAGGTGAATTACAGCGTTTTGGGAATATTGAAATGACCCCCTCAGCTGGAGTCTTGAATTATGGTCAG GGATTATTTGAAGGTTTGAAAGCCTACAGGAAAGAAGATGGCAATATTTTACTGTTTCGTCCTGAGGAAAATGCATTGAGGATGAGGATGGGTGCAGAGCGGATGTGCATGCCATCACCAACAGTTGAACAGTTTGTGGAAGCTGTAAAGGCTACTGTTTTAGCAAATAAACGTTGG ATTCCTCCTCCAGGCAAAGGTTCCTTATACATTAGGCCATTGCTAATGGGAAGTGGAGCTGTTCTTGGTCTTGCACCTGCTCCAGAGTATACCTTTCTCATTTATGTTTCACCTGTTGGAAACTATTTTAAG GAAGGTGTGGCACCAATACATCTTATTATTGAGCATGAATTGCATCGTGCGACTCCTGGTGGTACTGGAGGTGTAAAGACCATAGGCAACTATGCTGCT GTTCTGAAGGCGCAATCAGCTGCTAAAGCCAAAGGCTATTCTGATGTGCTTTATCTTGATTGTCTTCACAAAAGATATCTAGAGGAGGTTTCTTCTTGCAATATTTTTGTCGTGAAG gATAATGTTATCTCCACGCCTGCAATAAAAGGGACGATTCTACCTGGCATCACTCGAAAGAGCATAATTGATGTTGCTCGAAGCCAAGGGTTTCAG GTTGAGGAACGCCAGGTGGCAGTAGATGAATTGCTTGATGCTGATGAAGTGTTTTGTACGGGAACAGCTGTGGTAGTATCACCTGTTGGAAGCATTACTTATATGGACAAAAG GGTGTCCTACAGAGATGGCGGTGTTGGTGTTGTGTCGCAACAACTCTACTCTGTGCTTACCAGACTACAGATGGGACTTATAGAAGACAAGATGGATTGGACTGTGGAGGTGAGGTAG
- the LOC122315510 gene encoding branched-chain amino acid aminotransferase 2, chloroplastic-like isoform X2 yields MERSAAAFAGLQPSYLSCSSFRRNSYTYVPSPSPFADRSLSSPSSLKLPLASYTALQARSPSMRDAVLSDTSSETAELADIDWDNLGFAFLPTDYMYIMKCARDGDFSKGELQRFGNIEMTPSAGVLNYGQGLFEGLKAYRKEDGNILLFRPEENALRMRMGAERMCMPSPTVEQFVEAVKATVLANKRWIPPPGKGSLYIRPLLMGSGAVLGLAPAPEYTFLIYVSPVGNYFKEGVAPIHLIIEHELHRATPGGTGGVKTIGNYAAVLKAQSAAKAKGYSDVLYLDCLHKRYLEEVSSCNIFVVKDNVISTPAIKGTILPGITRKSIIDVARSQGFQVEERQVAVDELLDADEVFCTGTAVVVSPVGSITYMDKRVSYRDGGVGVVSQQLYSVLTRLQMGLIEDKMDWTVEVR; encoded by the exons ATGGAGAGAAGCGCCGCCGCCTTTGCCGGTCTTCAGCCCTCTTACCTATCGTGCTCCTCCTTCCGCCGCAATTCTTACACTTATGTCCCTTCACCGTCGCCCTTCGCCGACAGATCACTTTCCTCTCCTTCCTCTCTCAAG CTTCCCTTGGCTTCTTATACAGCTCTTCAAGCACGTTCTCCCTCTATGCGTGATGCCGTTTTATCTGATACTTCCAG TGAAACAGCTGAATTAGCCGACATAGATTGGGACAACCTTGGATTTGCATTTCTTCCTACTGATTATATGTATATCATGAAATGTGCTCGAGATGGAGACTTCTCTAAAGGTGAATTACAGCGTTTTGGGAATATTGAAATGACCCCCTCAGCTGGAGTCTTGAATTATGGTCAG GGATTATTTGAAGGTTTGAAAGCCTACAGGAAAGAAGATGGCAATATTTTACTGTTTCGTCCTGAGGAAAATGCATTGAGGATGAGGATGGGTGCAGAGCGGATGTGCATGCCATCACCAACAGTTGAACAGTTTGTGGAAGCTGTAAAGGCTACTGTTTTAGCAAATAAACGTTGG ATTCCTCCTCCAGGCAAAGGTTCCTTATACATTAGGCCATTGCTAATGGGAAGTGGAGCTGTTCTTGGTCTTGCACCTGCTCCAGAGTATACCTTTCTCATTTATGTTTCACCTGTTGGAAACTATTTTAAG GAAGGTGTGGCACCAATACATCTTATTATTGAGCATGAATTGCATCGTGCGACTCCTGGTGGTACTGGAGGTGTAAAGACCATAGGCAACTATGCTGCT GTTCTGAAGGCGCAATCAGCTGCTAAAGCCAAAGGCTATTCTGATGTGCTTTATCTTGATTGTCTTCACAAAAGATATCTAGAGGAGGTTTCTTCTTGCAATATTTTTGTCGTGAAG gATAATGTTATCTCCACGCCTGCAATAAAAGGGACGATTCTACCTGGCATCACTCGAAAGAGCATAATTGATGTTGCTCGAAGCCAAGGGTTTCAG GTTGAGGAACGCCAGGTGGCAGTAGATGAATTGCTTGATGCTGATGAAGTGTTTTGTACGGGAACAGCTGTGGTAGTATCACCTGTTGGAAGCATTACTTATATGGACAAAAG GGTGTCCTACAGAGATGGCGGTGTTGGTGTTGTGTCGCAACAACTCTACTCTGTGCTTACCAGACTACAGATGGGACTTATAGAAGACAAGATGGATTGGACTGTGGAGGTGAGGTAG